A genome region from Pseudomonas anguilliseptica includes the following:
- a CDS encoding IS5 family transposase: MKQMTFADAEYAGKRKQTRKELFLIEMDQVVPWKGLIALIEPHYPKGEGGRPAYPLMAMLRVHLMQNWFGYSDPAMEEALYETTILRQFAGLSLERIPDETTILNFRRLLEKHELAAGILAVINGYLGDRGLSLRQGTIVDATLINAPSSTKNKDGKRDPEMHQTKKGNQYYFGMKAHIGVDDESGLVHSVVGTAANVADVTQVDKLLHGKENMVGADAGYTGVEKRPEHEGREVIWQIAARRSTYNTLSKRSALYKAKRKIEKAKAQVRAKVEHPFRVIKRQFGYVKTRFRGLAKNTAQLVTLFALSNLWMARRHLLTNAGEVRL; encoded by the coding sequence ATGAAGCAGATGACCTTCGCCGACGCCGAGTACGCCGGCAAGCGCAAGCAAACCCGCAAAGAGCTGTTCCTGATCGAGATGGATCAGGTTGTGCCGTGGAAGGGTTTGATTGCCTTGATCGAACCGCATTACCCCAAGGGTGAAGGCGGACGTCCAGCCTATCCGCTGATGGCGATGTTACGGGTTCATTTGATGCAGAACTGGTTCGGCTACAGCGACCCGGCGATGGAGGAGGCTCTGTACGAGACCACCATCCTGCGCCAGTTTGCGGGTCTGAGCCTGGAGCGCATTCCCGACGAAACCACCATCCTCAACTTCCGCCGATTGCTGGAGAAACACGAACTGGCTGCGGGCATCTTGGCCGTCATCAATGGCTATTTGGGTGACCGCGGTTTGTCATTGCGCCAAGGCACCATCGTCGATGCCACGCTGATCAATGCGCCGAGTTCGACCAAGAACAAGGACGGTAAGCGTGACCCGGAAATGCACCAGACCAAGAAGGGAAACCAGTATTACTTCGGCATGAAGGCGCACATCGGCGTCGATGACGAGTCGGGTTTAGTGCATAGCGTGGTCGGCACGGCAGCCAATGTTGCAGACGTTACTCAGGTCGACAAGCTGCTACACGGCAAAGAAAACATGGTGGGTGCCGACGCGGGTTACACCGGCGTAGAGAAGCGGCCAGAACATGAAGGCCGTGAAGTGATCTGGCAGATCGCAGCCCGCCGCAGTACGTACAACACGTTGAGTAAGCGCAGCGCGCTGTACAAAGCCAAGCGCAAGATCGAGAAGGCCAAGGCGCAAGTTCGCGCCAAGGTCGAGCACCCGTTCCGGGTGATCAAGCGTCAGTTCGGTTATGTGAAGACGCGTTTCCGTGGCCTGGCCAAAAACACCGCACAACTGGTAACGCTGTTCGCCCTGTCGAACCTGTGGATGGCCCGTCGACATTTGCTGACGAATGCAGGAGAGGTGCGCCTGTAA
- the tnpC gene encoding IS66 family transposase, whose translation MISVPETLPDDPAALKQLLAEVLSSAQELAKDKDGQIERLREQNALLIQRLFGRKSEQSSDPDSPQLEMFNEAESLAEAAAEAPAAEVEEEVVAPTKRRGKRKPLPAELPRVEVIHELPEHELTCECGCRKQAIGEETSEQLEIIPMQVQVIRHIRKTYACKACESAPVTADKPAQLIEKRLASPSVLAMLLTSKYADGIPLYRFEKMLSRHGIDIPRQTLARWVIQCGELLQPLLNLMRDRLLDSPVIHCDETRVQVLKEPGRDPSSHSWMWVQTGGPPGKPVILFDYTTSRAQEVPLRLLDGYRGYLMTDDYAGYNAVAAQQGVERLACWAHARRKFVEAQKVQPKGKTGRADIALGMINKLYGIERELKDASDEQRYRGRQQHSLPLLDQLKTWLEKTQPQVTAQNALGKAVNYLASNWSRLERYIEAGHLPIDNNAAERAIRPFVIGRKNWLFSDTPKGATASAQLYSLVETAKTNGQEPYAWLRHVLERLPLANSVEAYEALLPWNCQPTTPL comes from the coding sequence ATGATTTCTGTGCCCGAAACCCTTCCTGATGACCCCGCCGCGCTCAAGCAATTGCTCGCTGAGGTGTTGTCGTCGGCGCAGGAATTGGCCAAGGACAAGGATGGGCAGATCGAGCGCCTGCGCGAACAAAACGCGCTGTTGATCCAGCGCCTGTTCGGCCGTAAATCCGAGCAGAGCAGCGACCCGGATTCACCGCAGCTAGAGATGTTCAACGAAGCGGAAAGCCTGGCCGAAGCGGCGGCTGAAGCTCCGGCCGCTGAGGTCGAGGAAGAAGTCGTTGCGCCGACCAAGCGCCGCGGCAAGCGCAAGCCGTTACCGGCCGAACTACCGCGTGTCGAGGTCATCCACGAACTGCCCGAACACGAACTGACCTGCGAATGCGGTTGCCGCAAGCAGGCCATCGGCGAAGAAACCAGCGAGCAGCTGGAAATCATCCCGATGCAGGTTCAGGTGATCCGCCACATTCGCAAGACCTATGCCTGCAAGGCCTGCGAAAGCGCGCCGGTCACCGCTGACAAACCGGCCCAACTGATCGAGAAAAGGCTGGCCAGCCCGAGCGTGCTGGCGATGCTGCTGACCAGCAAATACGCCGACGGCATCCCACTGTATCGCTTCGAAAAGATGCTCAGTCGCCATGGCATCGACATCCCCCGGCAGACCCTGGCGCGCTGGGTGATCCAGTGCGGCGAACTGCTACAACCGTTGCTCAACCTGATGCGCGACAGGCTGCTGGACAGTCCGGTGATCCACTGCGATGAAACCCGCGTGCAGGTGCTCAAGGAGCCTGGGCGCGATCCGAGCAGCCACTCCTGGATGTGGGTGCAGACCGGTGGCCCGCCTGGCAAACCGGTGATCCTCTTCGACTACACAACCAGCCGCGCGCAGGAGGTGCCGCTGCGCCTGCTCGACGGTTATCGCGGCTACCTGATGACCGACGATTACGCCGGCTACAACGCCGTGGCCGCACAACAAGGTGTTGAACGCCTGGCCTGCTGGGCGCATGCGCGGCGCAAGTTCGTCGAAGCGCAAAAGGTGCAACCGAAGGGCAAAACCGGGCGTGCCGACATCGCGTTGGGGATGATCAACAAGCTCTACGGCATCGAGCGCGAACTTAAGGATGCCAGCGATGAACAGCGCTACCGGGGCCGCCAGCAGCACAGCCTACCGCTCCTCGATCAGCTCAAGACCTGGCTGGAGAAAACCCAGCCGCAGGTCACGGCGCAGAATGCCCTGGGCAAAGCAGTGAACTACCTGGCGAGCAACTGGAGCCGACTCGAACGCTACATCGAGGCTGGCCACCTGCCGATCGATAACAACGCTGCCGAGCGCGCGATCCGGCCCTTCGTCATAGGTCGCAAGAACTGGCTGTTCAGCGACACGCCGAAAGGCGCGACCGCCAGCGCCCAACTCTACAGCCTGGTGGAAACCGCCAAGACCAATGGCCAGGAGCCCTACGCCTGGTTGCGCCATGTCCTCGAACGCCTGCCGCTGGCCAACAGCGTTGAAGCCTACGAAGCGCTGCTGCCTTGGAACTGCCAACCAACGACGCCACTGTAA
- a CDS encoding GIY-YIG nuclease family protein: protein MPDSSSVPEIPAGKPWFVYLVRAANGALYCGISDDPHKRFAKHQSGKGARFFHSSPAQALVYIEPCAGKGDALRRERAVKALSKLAKEALVATAVIVAADKASSA from the coding sequence ATGCCTGACTCCTCTTCTGTGCCTGAAATACCTGCCGGCAAGCCCTGGTTTGTCTACCTGGTGCGGGCCGCCAATGGCGCGTTGTACTGCGGCATTAGCGACGATCCGCACAAGCGTTTTGCCAAGCACCAGAGCGGTAAAGGCGCGCGTTTTTTCCACTCCAGTCCGGCGCAGGCGCTGGTGTACATCGAACCCTGTGCCGGCAAAGGCGATGCGTTGCGCCGTGAGCGTGCGGTCAAGGCCTTGAGCAAGTTGGCCAAGGAAGCTCTGGTGGCGACCGCGGTTATCGTTGCGGCTGATAAAGCATCATCAGCCTAG
- a CDS encoding nuclear transport factor 2 family protein, whose product MTHPNAALITRFYQAFQQLDAETMASCYSEDVQFSDPVFTDLRGAAADDMWRMLCAKAQGFSLTFDGVAADDHSGKARWVATYTFSQTGNQVVNHIEANFRFRDGKISEHRDHFDLWRWAGQALGLKGRLLGWAPFVQSAIRQQAGKGLAAFQKSR is encoded by the coding sequence ATGACCCATCCCAACGCCGCGCTGATTACCCGCTTCTACCAGGCCTTCCAGCAGTTGGATGCCGAGACCATGGCTAGCTGTTACAGCGAGGATGTGCAGTTCAGCGACCCGGTATTTACCGATCTACGTGGTGCGGCTGCCGACGATATGTGGCGCATGCTCTGCGCCAAGGCCCAGGGGTTTTCCCTGACCTTTGATGGCGTGGCGGCGGATGATCACTCTGGCAAGGCGCGTTGGGTGGCGACCTATACCTTTAGCCAGACCGGTAATCAGGTGGTCAACCATATCGAGGCCAACTTCCGCTTTCGCGATGGCAAGATCAGCGAGCACCGTGATCACTTCGACCTGTGGCGCTGGGCCGGCCAGGCGCTGGGCCTCAAAGGTCGCCTGCTGGGCTGGGCGCCGTTTGTGCAGAGCGCCATTCGCCAGCAGGCTGGTAAAGGGTTGGCTGCCTTCCAGAAGAGCCGTTAA
- a CDS encoding glutaredoxin family protein — MKKVILLLSALALFQHWDTVQRWFQPPLADRPGEVVLYATQWCGYCAKTREQLAQDQIAYREIDIEKDPAGQATFKALGGRGVPLLDIKGTLIHGYDPQAMRAAY, encoded by the coding sequence ATGAAGAAAGTCATCCTGCTGCTCAGCGCCTTGGCACTGTTCCAGCACTGGGACACTGTGCAGCGCTGGTTCCAACCACCATTGGCCGACCGCCCAGGCGAAGTGGTGTTATATGCCACGCAATGGTGCGGCTACTGCGCGAAAACCCGCGAGCAACTGGCGCAGGACCAGATTGCCTACCGGGAAATCGATATCGAGAAAGACCCTGCCGGTCAGGCGACCTTCAAAGCCCTGGGTGGGCGCGGCGTACCCTTGCTGGATATCAAAGGCACGCTGATTCATGGCTATGACCCACAAGCGATGCGCGCAGCCTACTGA
- a CDS encoding GlxA family transcriptional regulator, with amino-acid sequence MLKTALFVCPQTVCSSLSMAMDAFVLANRLAEQRLFELQRVSLDGHAVDLGFAQIQVDGDLSLAEDADLILLAASGSAIDSSLADNAALLPWLAQRPPHQQLASLCSSAFLLAAAGVLDGRRATTHWALAAQFRQRFPQVNLQIEQLVCEDGNLLSSGGAHAGLDLCLHLIAQHGGDNLAQQVANAMVFDSQRGLQSRFAPLLPAHSSDGQLTPVLQWMQRHHGENIDLNRLAAQANCSSRTLLRRFKASTGLTPNDYLQRVRISAAQRALRSPASLEQIAAQVGYADRATFAKLFKQLCGESPGAFRKRLRQPD; translated from the coding sequence ATGCTGAAAACTGCCCTGTTCGTCTGCCCACAAACTGTGTGTTCCAGCCTGAGCATGGCCATGGACGCTTTTGTCCTGGCCAACCGCCTGGCCGAGCAACGACTGTTCGAGCTGCAGCGCGTAAGCCTGGATGGGCACGCGGTCGATCTGGGCTTTGCACAGATTCAGGTCGATGGCGACCTGAGCCTGGCCGAGGATGCCGACCTGATTCTGCTCGCCGCCAGCGGCAGCGCCATCGACAGCAGCTTGGCCGACAACGCCGCCCTACTGCCCTGGCTGGCGCAGCGCCCCCCGCACCAGCAATTGGCCAGCCTGTGCAGTAGCGCCTTTCTCCTGGCCGCTGCGGGCGTGCTCGACGGGCGCCGCGCCACTACTCACTGGGCGCTGGCGGCTCAATTCCGCCAGCGCTTCCCACAGGTCAATCTGCAGATCGAGCAACTGGTCTGCGAAGACGGCAACCTGCTCAGCTCCGGTGGCGCGCATGCCGGGCTCGACCTGTGCCTGCATCTGATCGCCCAGCATGGCGGCGACAACCTGGCCCAGCAGGTGGCCAATGCCATGGTCTTCGACAGCCAGCGCGGCCTGCAGTCGCGCTTTGCCCCGCTGCTGCCAGCGCACAGTAGCGATGGCCAACTCACACCCGTGTTGCAGTGGATGCAACGTCACCATGGCGAAAATATCGACCTCAACCGCTTGGCCGCTCAGGCCAATTGTTCATCGCGCACCCTGTTGCGGCGCTTCAAGGCCAGCACCGGGCTAACGCCCAACGATTATCTGCAGCGGGTGCGCATCAGCGCCGCGCAGCGCGCCCTGCGCAGCCCGGCCTCACTGGAGCAGATCGCCGCACAGGTCGGTTATGCCGACCGTGCCACCTTTGCCAAGCTGTTCAAGCAGCTCTGCGGGGAAAGCCCTGGAGCGTTTCGCAAGCGCCTGCGTCAGCCAGACTGA
- a CDS encoding IS5 family transposase: MKQMTFADAEYAGKRKQTRKELFLIEMDRVVPWKGLIALIEPYYPKGEGGRPAYPLMAMLRVHLMQNWFGYSDPAMEEALYETTILRQFAGLSLERIPDETTILNFRRLLEKHELAAGILAVINGYLGDRGLSLRQGTIVDATLINAPSSTKNKDGKRDPEMHQAKKGNQYYFGMKAHIGVDDESGLVHSVVGTAANVADVTQVDKLLHGEENVVCADAGYTGVEKRPEHDGREVIWQVAARRSTYKKLGKSSPLYKAKRKIEKAKAQVRAKVEHPFRVLKRQFSYVKTRFRGLAKNTAQLMTLFALSNLWMARRHLLTNAGEVRL, from the coding sequence ATGAAGCAAATGACCTTCGCCGATGCCGAGTACGCCGGCAAACGCAAGCAGACCCGCAAAGAGTTGTTCCTGATCGAGATGGATCGGGTGGTGCCGTGGAAGGGTTTGATCGCACTGATCGAACCGTATTACCCCAAGGGTGAAGGCGGTCGGCCGGCCTATCCGCTGATGGCGATGCTACGTGTGCACCTGATGCAGAACTGGTTCGGCTACAGCGACCCGGCGATGGAAGAAGCGCTGTACGAGACCACCATCCTGCGGCAGTTCGCCGGGCTGAGTCTGGAACGTATCCCCGACGAAACCACCATCCTCAACTTCCGTCGTCTGCTGGAGAAACATGAGTTGGCTGCCGGCATCCTGGCCGTCATCAATGGCTATCTTGGCGACCGTGGCCTGTCGTTGCGCCAAGGCACCATCGTCGATGCCACGCTGATCAATGCGCCGAGTTCGACCAAGAACAAGGACGGCAAACGCGACCCAGAGATGCACCAGGCCAAGAAGGGCAACCAATACTACTTCGGCATGAAGGCGCACATTGGCGTGGATGACGAGTCGGGGCTGGTACACAGCGTGGTAGGCACGGCGGCCAACGTGGCGGATGTCACTCAGGTCGACAAGTTGCTGCACGGCGAGGAAAACGTGGTGTGCGCCGATGCGGGTTATACCGGCGTCGAAAAGCGCCCCGAACATGATGGGCGCGAGGTGATCTGGCAGGTTGCTGCCCGCCGCAGCACCTATAAGAAGCTGGGTAAGAGCAGCCCGCTGTACAAAGCCAAACGCAAGATCGAGAAGGCCAAGGCCCAGGTGCGCGCCAAGGTTGAGCACCCGTTCCGGGTGCTCAAGCGTCAGTTCAGTTATGTAAAGACACGCTTCCGTGGCTTGGCCAAGAACACGGCGCAACTGATGACGCTGTTCGCGCTGTCGAACCTGTGGATGGCACGCCGACATTTACTGACCAATGCAGGAGAGGTGCGCCTGTAA
- a CDS encoding glutathione S-transferase family protein: MHELILHHYDASPFAEKARLMLGFKQLSWRSVDIPRIMPKPDLMALTGGYRKTPVLQVGADIYCDTALIARRLDAEKATPALFPEGQEFVAASFAQWVDSQIFQHAVSLVFQPESVAVRFGMLPPEAVKAFVADRAGLFSGGSATRLPVEVAKHNWPSLMARVEQQLAREEGDYLFGEPSIADFSLAHCLWFLKGTPVTAPLVDAYPNVSAWLGRVLGFGHGASSALSAEDAIAIARAATPAALPDEQFAEPNGFTVGQRVQIAATDYGVDSVEGELVFAGVEELILRREDPRAGTVHVHFPRLGFAIQAL; the protein is encoded by the coding sequence ATGCACGAGTTGATCCTGCACCATTACGATGCCTCACCGTTTGCCGAGAAGGCGCGCCTGATGCTGGGCTTCAAGCAGCTGTCCTGGCGCTCGGTGGATATTCCGCGAATCATGCCCAAGCCCGATCTAATGGCGCTGACTGGTGGCTACCGCAAGACTCCGGTGCTGCAGGTGGGGGCCGATATCTACTGTGATACCGCGCTGATTGCCCGTCGCCTGGACGCGGAGAAAGCGACCCCTGCGCTGTTCCCGGAGGGCCAGGAGTTTGTCGCGGCGAGCTTTGCCCAGTGGGTCGATTCGCAGATTTTTCAGCATGCGGTGAGCCTGGTGTTTCAGCCAGAGTCGGTCGCCGTGCGTTTCGGCATGCTGCCGCCTGAGGCGGTCAAGGCCTTTGTCGCCGACCGTGCCGGGTTGTTCAGTGGCGGCAGCGCCACGCGTTTGCCGGTGGAGGTCGCCAAGCACAACTGGCCGTCGCTGATGGCGCGGGTGGAGCAGCAACTGGCGCGCGAGGAGGGCGATTATCTGTTCGGTGAACCGTCGATTGCTGATTTTTCCCTGGCCCACTGTTTGTGGTTCCTCAAAGGCACCCCGGTGACCGCACCGCTGGTCGACGCCTATCCAAATGTCAGCGCCTGGCTCGGCCGCGTGCTGGGCTTCGGTCACGGAGCGTCCAGTGCACTGAGCGCAGAAGACGCTATCGCCATCGCCCGTGCCGCGACGCCAGCTGCTTTGCCGGACGAGCAGTTCGCCGAGCCCAACGGCTTTACGGTCGGTCAGCGGGTGCAGATTGCCGCCACCGATTACGGTGTCGACTCGGTGGAGGGCGAGCTTGTGTTCGCCGGTGTTGAAGAGTTGATCCTGCGCCGCGAGGACCCGCGCGCTGGCACCGTGCATGTGCATTTCCCACGCCTGGGTTTTGCCATCCAGGCGTTGTAA
- a CDS encoding IS5 family transposase: MKQMTFADAEYAGKRKQTRKELFLIEMDRVVPWKGLIALIEPHYPKGEGGRPSYPLMAMLRVHLMQNWFGYSDPAMEEALYETTILRQFAGLTLERIPDETTILNFRRLLEKHELAAGILAVINGYLGDRGLSLRQGTIVDATLINAPSSTKNKNGKRDPEMHSTKKGNQYYFGMKAHIGVDDESGLVHSVVGTAANVADVTQVDKLLHGEENMVGADAGYTGVEKRPEHEGRQVIWQVAARRSTYKKLGKRSALYKAKRKIEKAKAQVRAKVEHPFRVIKRQFGYVKTRFRGLVKNTAQLVTLFALSNLWMARRDLLTNAGEVRP, encoded by the coding sequence ATGAAGCAGATGACCTTCGCCGACGCCGAGTACGCCGGCAAGCGCAAGCAGACCCGCAAAGAATTGTTCCTGATCGAGATGGATCGGGTAGTGCCATGGAAAGGGTTGATCGCTTTGATCGAGCCGCATTATCCAAAGGGTGAAGGCGGCCGACCGTCCTATCCGCTGATGGCGATGCTGCGAGTGCATCTGATGCAAAACTGGTTCGGTTACAGCGATCCGGCGATGGAAGAGGCGCTGTACGAGACCACCATCCTACGCCAGTTTGCCGGGCTGACTCTGGAGCGCATTCCTGACGAAACCACCATCCTCAACTTCCGCCGCTTGCTGGAAAAACACGAACTGGCTGCCGGCATCCTGGCCGTGATCAATGGCTACCTGGGTGACCGTGGTTTGTCGCTGCGCCAAGGCACCATCGTCGATGCCACGCTGATCAACGCGCCGAGTTCAACCAAGAACAAGAACGGTAAGCGTGACCCTGAGATGCACTCAACCAAGAAAGGCAATCAGTATTACTTCGGCATGAAGGCGCACATCGGGGTGGATGACGAGTCTGGCTTGGTGCACAGCGTGGTGGGTACTGCCGCCAACGTGGCGGATGTCACCCAGGTCGATAAGCTGCTGCACGGCGAGGAAAACATGGTGGGGGCCGATGCCGGATATACCGGTGTCGAGAAGCGCCCCGAGCATGAGGGCCGTCAAGTGATCTGGCAGGTTGCAGCACGGCGTAGCACTTACAAGAAACTCGGTAAGCGCAGCGCGCTGTACAAAGCCAAGCGCAAAATCGAGAAGGCCAAGGCCCAAGTGCGAGCCAAGGTCGAGCATCCGTTTCGGGTGATCAAGCGTCAGTTCGGTTATGTGAAGACGCGCTTCCGTGGCCTGGTCAAAAACACGGCGCAACTGGTGACTTTATTCGCGCTGTCAAATCTGTGGATGGCGCGCCGAGATTTACTGACGAATGCAGGAGAGGTGCGCCCGTAA
- the tnpB gene encoding IS66 family insertion sequence element accessory protein TnpB (TnpB, as the term is used for proteins encoded by IS66 family insertion elements, is considered an accessory protein, since TnpC, encoded by a neighboring gene, is a DDE family transposase.), whose amino-acid sequence MLSSNFFLEPAVMMRPDAKVEKVYLYPKPVDFRKSIDGLAALVELDIKVAVFDPVLFVFLNRARSRVKILYWERNGFCLWLKRLEAERFKSHPEPGEDAIVLTAQELNWLLDGIDLWRNRPHQVLTPRFVT is encoded by the coding sequence ATGCTGAGCTCCAATTTCTTTCTGGAGCCAGCCGTCATGATGCGCCCCGACGCCAAAGTCGAAAAAGTCTATCTATACCCCAAGCCGGTGGATTTCCGAAAATCCATCGATGGCCTGGCCGCCCTGGTCGAGCTGGATATCAAGGTGGCGGTGTTCGACCCGGTGCTGTTCGTCTTCCTCAACCGCGCGCGCAGCCGGGTGAAGATTTTGTATTGGGAGCGCAACGGCTTTTGCCTGTGGCTCAAGCGATTGGAGGCTGAACGCTTCAAGTCGCATCCGGAACCTGGCGAAGATGCGATCGTGCTGACGGCCCAGGAGTTGAACTGGTTGTTGGACGGTATCGACCTGTGGCGCAACCGGCCGCACCAGGTTTTGACCCCTAGGTTCGTCACCTGA
- a CDS encoding IS630 family transposase — protein MARPAAPFFLSPSDADMLQGWLRMGSLPQSIGQRARILLLLANGLTPKEISEQLQVSAPVVFKWRKRYQETGLEGLSDLRRSGAPRKLNEAKIKEILTLTTQRVPREATHWSLRLMAKYAGVSIWQVAQVWAAADLKPHRLKTFKISNDPHFADKVVDVVGLYLNPPDNALVLSVDEKTQIQALDRTQPMLPLKPGQIERRTHDYKRHGTASLYAAFDILTGKVIGRITQRHRAKEFLEFLRQIDRSTPAELDLHVILDNSSTHKIAAVREWLEKHPRFKLHFTPTSASWLNAVEGWFAQLERRALYRDAFSSVADLRAAIRRFIEAHNEHSAKPFRWSKTAESIISSVHRAKLAVIRNELLD, from the coding sequence ATGGCCCGGCCAGCAGCCCCATTCTTCTTGAGTCCCAGTGATGCCGACATGCTGCAAGGCTGGTTACGCATGGGATCGCTGCCTCAGAGCATCGGCCAGCGGGCCAGAATTCTGTTGCTGCTGGCCAACGGTCTCACGCCCAAGGAGATCAGCGAGCAGCTGCAAGTCTCTGCGCCAGTGGTCTTCAAATGGCGTAAACGCTACCAGGAGACCGGTCTGGAGGGGCTGAGTGACCTGCGGCGCAGTGGAGCGCCTCGCAAGCTCAACGAAGCGAAGATCAAGGAAATCCTGACGCTGACGACCCAGCGAGTCCCGCGCGAAGCTACCCACTGGAGCCTACGGTTGATGGCCAAGTACGCTGGGGTCAGCATCTGGCAGGTCGCACAGGTGTGGGCTGCTGCCGACCTCAAGCCGCACCGGTTGAAAACCTTCAAGATCAGTAACGACCCGCACTTTGCAGACAAAGTGGTCGATGTCGTCGGGCTCTATTTGAATCCGCCCGACAACGCCCTGGTGCTATCTGTTGACGAAAAAACACAGATCCAGGCGCTGGACCGCACACAGCCCATGCTGCCGCTCAAGCCCGGGCAGATTGAGCGGCGGACGCATGACTATAAGCGCCACGGTACGGCCAGTCTGTACGCAGCCTTTGACATCCTGACGGGTAAGGTCATCGGCCGTATCACCCAGCGGCACAGGGCCAAGGAGTTTTTGGAGTTCCTTCGACAGATCGACCGCAGCACCCCCGCCGAGCTGGACCTGCATGTAATTCTGGACAACAGCTCGACTCACAAGATCGCTGCCGTCAGGGAATGGCTGGAGAAGCATCCCCGTTTCAAGCTGCACTTCACACCGACCAGCGCCTCGTGGCTGAACGCCGTGGAGGGCTGGTTTGCGCAACTGGAAAGACGGGCGCTTTATCGTGATGCCTTCAGCAGCGTGGCTGACCTGAGAGCGGCGATACGTCGCTTCATTGAGGCTCATAACGAACATTCGGCTAAGCCGTTCCGCTGGAGCAAAACGGCTGAGTCGATTATCAGCTCCGTGCATCGAGCAAAGCTGGCTGTAATTCGGAATGAGTTATTGGATTAA
- a CDS encoding trypsin-like serine protease yields the protein MNPSKNITLVALASAMLSACSTQAPSSIYTHPSFEAGNRQLAIEVISKGETSSGSAAWIGHEIVLTAAHLFLGASEGSTIRVGNGLTWGSAEIIAIDDPAYRDLAILKIDQDSLASLASPANPVKLCETPIRSGQEVLVASGLTKTVSSTYASPEMTRETLNKTS from the coding sequence ATGAACCCAAGTAAAAACATCACCCTAGTAGCACTTGCATCGGCCATGCTCTCTGCCTGCTCCACCCAAGCCCCCTCTTCTATCTATACCCACCCCAGTTTTGAGGCAGGAAATCGGCAATTGGCGATCGAAGTAATTTCAAAAGGCGAGACTTCGAGCGGATCAGCCGCATGGATTGGGCACGAGATTGTTCTTACCGCAGCACATCTGTTTCTCGGAGCCTCGGAAGGTTCAACTATACGTGTCGGCAACGGCCTGACCTGGGGAAGTGCAGAAATTATTGCAATAGATGATCCTGCATATCGAGATCTTGCAATTTTAAAGATTGACCAAGATAGTCTCGCTAGTCTTGCCTCTCCGGCCAACCCCGTAAAGCTATGTGAAACGCCTATTCGATCAGGCCAAGAGGTTCTAGTTGCATCTGGCCTAACCAAAACAGTGTCATCAACCTACGCCTCTCCAGAAATGACTAGGGAAACTCTGAATAAGACTTCCTGA